The nucleotide window ATGCCTGAAGATTCTTGCGCTGTACCAGCCGGTGGCCATGGACCTGCGTTTTCTTGTGGCAGTTGTCAAGATAAACAATGACCTTGAACGAATTGCGGATTATGCAGCAAATATTTCAAAACGGTTCAAGGCATCTTCTGAAAATCCCAATAAGTTCAGGTATGATTATACTGCCATGGGAGAGCAGACTGCAAAAATGCTCAGAATGAGTCTGGATGCCCTTGTAAAAATGGATGTGGATATGGCATATGAAGTCAGAGATATGGACTCTGATGTGAACATCATGCGAAATGATGCCTATGATTCAATGAAAGAAGACATACAAAAACATCCTGAAATGGTGGGTGAAA belongs to Desulfobacula toluolica Tol2 and includes:
- the phoU gene encoding phosphate signaling complex protein PhoU, which codes for MASHLQKEIEKIKKEILSLGAMVEDRFKKAVYAIKTEDLKLAQTIIDTDFEVDEREIEVEEECLKILALYQPVAMDLRFLVAVVKINNDLERIADYAANISKRFKASSENPNKFRYDYTAMGEQTAKMLRMSLDALVKMDVDMAYEVRDMDSDVNIMRNDAYDSMKEDIQKHPEMVGEIINMYLISRHLERIGDHTTNIAEEVIYLIEGEIIRHT